ttttttaaatactcgCATTCAACAGCGagaaactacattacccatgattctgcaGAAATCACTGCCAAAAGAGCTTCATTTGTCTGGATTTGTGCTAAATATAAATTTctataaacatctttaaatcaaTAGTTTATATTTATCCATTGGTattgtttttgcaataaatgagATTGTAGTTCTTTCCTTCATTAAAGCCATTACACAGTCATTGTCTAAtttccaaatacttttttttgttgttgctacaaatcaaagtttgtaatgttgtgattcacctCAGCACTGGTTAGTTTGGTTCACAGGTTATAACTCTTTAACAAAGACAATTTAAAAACCCCTAtgcatggggaaaaaaacaaaacttcagGCTGCTGAATAAGTGGGTGGGAACAGTGAGTTTGGGGCGGGGCTATCCGCTTGACTGACAGATGGAGAGCAGAAGGGGAGGTATTTAGGAAAACATCAATTATTTTGTAGttcacaacccattttacttaAACAAACAAGTGGTTATATATACTATACCGATTTTATGGGTCTGCAAGTGTCTGTTGAGCTCTTGCAGGGTCGGACAGCAGCCCAGAGATCTCATGACCGTCAGCAGATCCTGCGCCTTCATTTTACCCCTGCGCTTCTGGTCGTACAGCGAAAAACACTCTTTATACTCtgaatgaagacaaaaacatatTACTACACACAGAAAGTGTAGCAtgcaaacatttgaaatgtaacaCACTAACCTAATTATCTTTGAAGtacacatttttgtttgaaatgcATTCAGATACTTTTAGTTTGATAAGGATTGGATACAGTTTGGCAAAGAATCTCTTTAATCCCAAATGAAGGATTTGTTCTGGCATAAACTGAGACAACCTGTTTAGGAGGGAATCAAGATTACAGCATTATCAACAACAGCAGGTGGACGAATGAATCAAAGCCAGACAGTATGACACAAGATTTCCTTGCATTTCTGCAGTGCATGTCTTTGTGTAAATTGTGCATTATCTGTCTtgtatttattctattttttgtaCCCATTTGAGCCTCATGTTCGGTTCTCTCTGTTTCTGCATCAGAGGATCTGCATGTGTTTGTCCTGCAGTAATCGGTCAGTTTTAGTCCAGTGACCGGCAACAAATGCCACTTTGTTTTCAGTGAAAGAATGAAATCTACTGAATGGCTTCAGTATCAGTGCAATGtaataacaatatacaataaCTTCCTATTATAACAGCAATTAacatgtatataatatttagcAGATGTAAATAGACTATTTAAAAAGGCTAATTCATTCATATAAAGGCTATATTCATCTAATCTAATGGTCTATTAACCATTTTATGAAAGCTGTAATAGGTGTTCAAGtaaaaataaacctgcatttTTGGCTTGCGttaaatgcatgtatttaatCAGATAAAAAACAATCACATAGTGTGTCTGTACGAAAAGTTTAGCATATATTCTTGTGAGAGAATAAACCTGCTTACCGTTGATTTGATCTTGACTGAGGAATTTCGCCTGCAATGACATTATTATGCattaagtaaaatatatttttgtttacatgtaaataatgCGCAAAGAACAGGCGCTAAACTGACCATGTCCACTCGCAGACCTGCTCTACACTGCAGTTTATCAGGTATTTGGCTGCAAATGTTGTCAGCTGTTTGTAATGAGACTAACTTTAATCTTTAATTCCTGAAGGCGGCGCTAGACGGCACATAAAGCCGAAGCTCCATTcaacattttaatcaaaatgtatgtTAAATCTTAGAATTAGTGCtgccaaacgattaatcgcatccatatatatatatatatatatatatatattatttttttttacataatatatgtgtatactgtgtatatttattatgtaggctatatataaatacacacacatgcatgtatatttaagaaaaatatgttacatttatatattaaatatatttatatagatgatataatttatatgaatataaatatatacatgtaaatattttcaaaatatatgctgtgtgtctttatatatacataataaataggctacacacacacacacacacacacacacacacacacacatataatatgtaaacaaaaacttttattttagatgcgattaatcgcgattaatcgtttgacagcactacttataattgtttaaaaaatatcaaatacagTCTATGTGATCCAATCCAAtctctttaaaatataaatttaacttGATAAGACCTACTAACGTTGAGGAAAGAAATGAGCGTCACGTGACAGCGGCGTTTACATTCTTCAGCTGCGATTTTTATGCCTGAATGACagtgaaaaatttaataaaCACCGAACATTTACAAAAAGCACTGAAAAGACGCATTAGTAGAATTATCCATATATGCCTGACCAAGTAGAGATGATGAGCCTTGCCCATTCACATCGTGTAATTAGGCTACTATCTTAaactcatttttaatttaataattttactaattatttcattcatttttacattattaagtAACAATATATTTTCTGAGGGAAGACATCGCAGATGAATagggtaaaataaataaatgtcatctTAATTCCCCAGATCCAGTCGATTAACCACAGTACAGGCAAACagttttgtattacaagtttctttctttttttcctgagaactttattaaatatgcactaatcacactcttaaaaataaaggtgcttcacgatgccagaagaaccttttttgtctaaatgggtccattaagaacctttaacatctgaagaacctttctgtctCACAAAAGAAACCTTTCTGTTACACTtcaggtaagaaagagatgttctttaaagaacctttgactgaacgCCTcattgtggaaccaaaaatggttcttctacatcactgtgaagaacctttcaagcacctttatttttaagagtgtagcatACATTTTGGGGTTTTTACAGGAgattttggatttctctttttatcactccataaatcagaaaatactgtcaacagaaAGACAGAATAAAACCATTTTCACCATATTTTGGgaataaaattgtataaaatcagGTGAATGATATATGAGCAAACAATTctataaaaaccttcagaatatagacaTCAATAAAAGAAACTTTGGTTTAAGTGCTGCTGAAGCGGAGGAAAATCTCACAGCAAGATATGTATTGGAATTAAAAACTACAGACACAAATACATAAAAcgtgtaataaaataaacacttaaatgtgtattacATGTTGCATTTCCAAAATTCTGAAAGAAGACACGGTTTGAAAGCAAAGCAGCAGAAAAATCTCAAACCTGACCGGTTTTTGCTAGTAGTGTCCTCccttaaaaatattatacactATGGAGAAATGTAAAACATGCATcttcacaagaaaaaaaaaaagtaattattttacacAAGGGAAAACCTTCATACAATGAGGTAACATACATAGTTTCTTCAACAAATCCTTCAACAAATCAAAAAGAAGAAACATGTCAGTGTGTTAACAACACTTAGTAAAGGTATTTTATCTTAAAATGaagaaatagaatagaattaTTGCACGACTTGGGCTCTTTGCACAGTCAAAAcacaaagcacacacacatttttgcaGAAATTCATAGGAAGTCCATTTTTGAAGACACAACGTGACAgttaaacatataaataaagAGGTTTTGTCGTTTTGATAAAACTGTATGATGAGTCGAGTGTAAGGTCAGTCTGTGAGCGGCACGTGTTTGTCTCTGAGGTGCAGTGTGTAAATGGCCCACGGCTCTGGTATATAAATCACTCCTGGATATTTCCTCCGTAACACCTTGTCGTTCCACAGACAGGCGACCCAGATGGTCACTAACACGAGCGATAGTGAAAAACTGTAGAGCAGGAAGAGTCCGTTACGGTCAGGCAGAAAACCTTTGCGCTTCTGGTGCACGACTGTAGCCATCATggtaaaaaaagtgaaaatgaacGGGATGAAAATTTGTCTCTCCGTCACAAGATACCTGTGGAGTACAGAGCAATTCATACATTTTAGTTCCAGCTCAactcaataaaaattaaaaatgctaaaaaaattaCGTTTTTGTGCTAAAGTTTCAAGAACTTCATTAACCCTGGTGAGTTTTAACCCCCAACACTGCCCGTAAATATTCAAACCGTGTGTGAACGTAACCGTATTAAGGGCTCAAATACAGAACTGACAACcgtattctgctgctgtgtgaatgtGGCCTAAGTTTTTTtaaggcgaccgttattttagaatgtttCCTGTTACTGTTTCCATGGCGATGAGTGGGCGCCATTCTTTGAACGAACGTTCTATTaacatttgttcataactttgccAGAAATGTTAGCCAAAGTTCTGAGAACATTCTCTGTTAGATGGGATGGAGCAGAGCCGTTGAGAAAGAGAGTTGCGACACTCCCATAGGAACTTAGGAATGCGGAAGTAAAGCGTGTCATGGAGGAGCCAATAGTTCCAAACAACCGATAGTTTCAGCATTGAAGCCCATTCATTTCAGTGCTTCTCAAGCACAGTCGCCAAAAAGTTGAGGAAATTACAgcattttttgccattttaacGCATTAGTTTACCTCTCGGAAATCTGACCAGTAGTTGTATTTTATGAAACGCGTtatagttaatgtttatttttagataatAGGCAGTATATGCTATATTTGCAGTTAGATAACGTGAGAAACACCTTAATAGCGATCATAACCAGATGCTAGTTGTTTTACGTCTTTCTGTAATCTTTCTCTCCCTGAAGGAAGTTGAATTAACCCCATTAATTTCAGTGTCTTTGGAGCATTTTCACTGGTAAGTTGATGAAATaactgctttttaaaatattttaacgccTTAGCTGACCTATTCTTGAATAGTAATTAATAGTGGTATTTTCATGTCGTCAGGTTTAATAATGTTTATCGTTAGATAATAGCTAGTGAGActattagatttttattatattattatagatATACTAGCTACAATAACTAAACTAGTTATCATAACTGCCTGTGTTGGAACAGAAGACATACTTATAAGTTGTTATAATATAGTGatgaacaaaaacacaactcCTCGTGTTTATTGTTCCATGTTACtaaatatttccatttaatttcccagaaaaaaacaaaaatgtaattcactttgtgcataaaatttgaTCTCGCGTGGCGGCGAGATCAAAGCGTGTCGTAACTCTCTTTCTCAACGGCTCTGGGATGGAGATatctataaatgttttattctattCACCTGTGGTGTCTTACCTTAATTAATCATCAGTCTAACAGATAACGAAAGGAAATGCCTGTATCAGATGGCACACTAATGTAAACACAGCCTAGAAACAAAGTTaacatgtgacactggagcTCATTCAAACAGCACAACACACGATACGGTCGCTGTTCTTTCTTTAAGGGCTGACTTTATAAATAATTCTGATCTGGGAAGGAGAGTTGAGTTTTGTTGAGGTGAATAATGAAGAGCATGTGGTTCCCGCTGAGCGGGTCAAACACTGATAAACTGACCAGTAGTAAAGGCCACTAGGACCCAGTAGAAGCCAAGCGGAGATGGGCATCGTCTTCTCTGCTTTGACAATAGTGAAACAGCCAGTGAAATACAGGAATAGGACGAGGAATAGAGGAACATAcctaaaaagaaatgaaaaaatatagcAAACACGTTGTGCTGAAATAGAACATTTTGTACAAAAGAATCCATTCAAAtgctttaataaaattataaactgcACATTTCTGTTTAAACTCTCTTGTGACAAGAATGTTTCtataattttcaaattaatcGGGTTAACTAGTATGAAGTAAATCAGTACTGAAATGCTGAATATTTCACAGCTTACCACATGCAATGACCCAGACTTTCATCATAATACTGCAGCAACTCAAACGAGTCAATCTGTCAGAAAACAGAGAAATGTGATTTATACATTCACAAAATGTTGTTTGCCCACCACAAAACTAAGCTGCCTTTATtgttaacaacaataaaaactatcaaaatatatttttttcccacttgaaatcttttagtattttttagcTGATTATAATTaagtataattaaattaaagtttcagtaattttttttgtgttcttgtcatttttcttagttaaaaaaagaaaaagaaaaaaatgtctacataacttttatttcagttttagttattttaatacattaagttaaactaaatgaaaataagaaatggcAGCTAGCTCAAATAAAATAACGgaaatgattttttaatgaaaatatatatatataatatataaactaaCTAACTATAATAAATGACTgatataaagctgaaataaaataaataaatattagatgaaaagtttaaatttaagaaacttaaaaatgagaaatgctgaaTTGGCAACTAAAtcttaataaatactgtaatataaataaatactactatACAATGATATACAAATAGGGCTAAATTATACCAGAGTTTGTGGTCTGAGGTTCTTCATGATGGGGTTTTCTCTGACGCTCAGGTGCAGCTGGTATCCGCTGAGCAGGAGCCGATGGTTGATGGACTCTCCCACCAGGTGTATGCTGGCGCCCATCACAAACGTGATGATGCACAGGTAGACAGCGGAGCGAGGCAACGTCTTCGGGCTTCGCTCTATGAGCTGGAACAGAACATTGCATGAGATAATACACACCAAAATGCTAAGGGCTGAGAATTTTGTTGGGATGCTACAAATATCCAGCAACTACTAAATTGTCCCAAACAatgattttgatcaaacaattaaatatatgtatattacacTGTAACTTCGCTTTCAAGGATGTACATTTAATACATGGGCAGAGTAAGAACATATAAGGAGGCCgaagtgtttaaaacatacGTGCACAGTTCAGATGAATGATAAAGTTTACCCTCgtctggttctcgtggtcttgtGCCGAGACTTGTGGAAGACTTTAAcatgggttttgtttcatgttcatgtcttttattttgtagttttatCTAGTGATGTGACATTTGAACCGAGGCATCGGAGCTTGAGCCGAGAATAAATGGGTGTGCCAGATGAAGCCTAGACTCGAAGCTTGTGTTGTTAACGTAGAAATCACGTGCGCAATTCACTTTGCGTGTCGAAATGTTCGAACCCTCAGATCTTACTTTACGAGTAAGTTTTAATTTGGATTTATTCAGTTACATTTTAGATACCCAGCCATACAAGTGATATGAAGAATACAAATTATTTCAggaaaattaaatatgttatatGCAATTCATATGTGTATATTATTCTTCTATAACATCATATTGATATTCGTACTGGTATTATATTGCTCAGTTTAATGGGTAAATTAATTTATCAGAGACAAAAattcaacaaacacacacacacacacacacacagttaggCTTTTATTTGTGCATGTAACTTGAATCGATCTATGGAATGTGTGGTAGATGCTTCGCCCTGTGTCCATCACAGGCTTTTGGctgctatatttttttattaaccaCGAGATGACACTGTTTTCGACACACTTGAAGCTTTGAATCTTTTCCTGAAACAGTCAGAGGAAAGCCTCAGTGCTTCACGAGGCTTCATTTGCCCATCACTAGTTTTATCATTGTCATGGTTCCTGTCTAGTCATGTGATTCCCTTGCCCTCATGTTTCTTGCCATGTGCTCCCTTAGTctatgttctgattggttgtcttGTTCATCTGTCTTGTTCTCATTGGCTATTGTCCTGTCATGTGATTCTCAGTTCTGTTTGctcattggttggttcttgACAAGTGACCCTTAGTGTTTGATATAAGTAGCTCTCTTGTTGCCATTGTTCTTTGTCTAGCTTTGTGCTGTGTAACCCGCTTTTGGTGAGTTGTCCATGTTTATGttcttgtttgtgtttgtgtttgtgttgtgtttgtgtagcAAAAGCAGAAGAAGATCAGACAAACAGAATCaattgagtgagtcatttacgTTGGAATTTCACTCCGATTGATTCAAACTCGTTGATTcagaaattacaaaaaatgGATTCAAATGACTTTGATCATTCAGTTCAAGCGATTCACCatcatttgattaatttcagaaCTTCACGTATCGCAAATCATTTGAGTCAGATCGTGACTTTGGAGCACATATCATGATCGGGAACTGGGTGCAGGTtagcgaatcatttgattcagatcgggacttttattataaatacatcCATTAGCTTTTGCTGCAAAACTGCAAAAGCATTTCTTCAACACTGACCTGACAAGAATATCATCACAAATCACAAAGACACCGAGAAATCTCTAATTCATCCAAGAAGACAGAGAACTGCAGAAACTTCTGCCATATATTTCCTCAGATGTAAAGGCCCGAGTTGTTCATTTCCAACAGGTATGGGATGATACATCATTTCAGCGACATGCAGCGGCTGAGGTCATAAATATCATATCCTTCTGAGCTTGTTTTGCTCTGTGAGCTTTATAATAAAACGTCTGAGCCTCTCATCAACAAATATGACACTGACAAAGTGTCCAACCTTACCGAAAGCAGCCGTGCCAAAAACAACAGCCATTCATCCTGGAAGTGTAATACATCTTGGTCCAGCACGTTGCCATTTGCAAAGGGGCGGGGCTTAGCGAAGGAGTGGAGCCTAGAAATAGGTGTAACCGCAATTGGTGACCTGCTTCATAATAATAAACTCACCTTGAGCAGCAGGAAGGGTGTTGTGATGTTGTACAGCATGTGGAAATAGTCACCGGCACTAGGTTTATTCAAAGGAAACCACTCCAAAGGACAAAAGATCTAAAGAAACCGAAGAAAAAGCATCAAACATCAGTGATTTTAGGCGCCTTACagcttaaataaaacattttgtgccAGAGAATTAACAcaagcattttaataaaattataaactgcTGAATAATACACAAGGACAGGCGTAACtgcttaaataaaacattttgtgcaAGAGAATTAATACAAGTgctttaataaaattgtaaactGTTCATTAAGCAAGGAAAGGTGTAGCAAATGTATGCAGCGCAAAAACTaagaattattttaaagaaaaaaataatgtaaaaattggCTTTCAATTTACCttgcaaaatataaaactacaacgtatattacatttaacaatacgtgcagttttactgtaaaatactttaaaaaattttttattgcaAGTAAAAAATGTGAATCATCTCTATAcagtgaaaatataaatttatatataacgACTCAAAACATCCACCTTTTCTTTACTAAAATACTGATAAATTGTGTTttcataagtaaaaaaaaatgttacttgaaataattaaaaaaatttcatcaacatttctcaatttcatttgatgtactaaaataactaaagtaaaataagaataatcaaaaataacatttatatataaaatatttataaatgaaaaaaacaaaactaaaacttaaagtaaaattaacatgaaaatggaaaatataaaaataaaaactaattcaaagtattaataaaaactataatagttatctcaattacacaaaaatatcattgccatgaaatgtcaaataatgaattttgcacagatgttttttttttttttttaaatggaaaggctttgattattttatgttatttaataaaacaacgtgaagcttattttatgttattctgATACCATGGCTAAAGGCCTGCCAAAGTCCAGCAGCCAGTTCTGGAGGGTGAAGTAACACCAGAGGTCCATGTGGAACTGAGCTTTCCAAAGACAGGAGTCCGTCTCCCTCGAGCCGTGTCTGTCAAGAGGACATGAcatcaaaagacaaaaataaaataatgagaaatatGCCTGAGGTCATTAAAGTCACACAATGCTCCGCTGACGCTTTTAGCAGCGTCTATCAGATAGAGGCCCTGATGTGTGTTTCCCAGACCATCTggcaaatatttttcatttatttatgtccATCTGTCTCACTCTGGTTATGCCACTTTAATTCTTTCTCCCGTTGTTTGACTTTCATGCTGACTTTGCACTGCGGACCAGATGTTGGAGCACAAATCAGTTTTAATGGAATTGTTGAGGATGAGGATGCAGGAGCTAATGCCACATCAAAGgacaacaaaaatgcaaaactaatATTCAAGATTACATTCGAACTGTgcattgcaaaaatataaattagatttatttatttttttttataaaaaaaataaatgaagtgtTACAGAGACTATTATAggtttcattaattttttttaattaatagtttattttttatttcagctttacttgctgaaataatttaaattatttttacacttaaaaaaaaacaaacattaattctattcgttcattttaatttcaaataacatttagtTTCACTTGATTATAATAGCCCTGGTGCAGAACTCACTATAGAAGCGTGAAGAGTTCAAGTTAAATACTTAAGTGTTGGTGTTTGTTCAAATCACAAATTCTTGatctaaaaaaacattaaactaaAAAGTGCAAGTGTAATGATGATGGTTTGGGACGCATCCATACTCTTCCTCCATTTACAGATCAAGAAAACGTAGAAAGCGGATAGAAAGCGTCTCATGGACCGCCGTGGGAAACGCACTTTAATCTCATCCGATTTGTTTCCCTCAAATCCCAATGCAATATCTCCGGCTGCAGGGGTTTTAGGAGGCATCATAGAGCTTTTGGCTTTTGAATGTGATTCAATGGTGGATTCAACCCAATCcaagcaccttttttttttttttttttttaatatttaaatatatatttatgaatatattaacaattatttgaaataaatatgtaatcattagacacatttttttatatttaaatagtaacatgtctatatatatatatatatatatatgtatgtattctcatatatacacacacacacacacacacacacacacgtattaGATATACTTTTTAGAACCGTCAACATAGACAAATGCCAACTACTCATATGCACTTAATGAATCTTTTACAATGCATCTGAATTGTTTACAAAACTTTCATTGTACTTCACACAGTATGTGGTATAAAAATCAACAATATGAAAAGTTTCAAACCTGCTCAAGGCAGCATGCATGGCACAGTTTTGCCTCTTGCGCATGATGGGTGGCAATTCAGCGGCACCATGAAGATTTTCTGCTTTCAGCCGCACTGGAGGCAGACGATCCCGCgactgacctctgacctcagcAGGCAGGGGTAAAACGTCAAAAGAAAGCAATCATTCCGGTTTAGTCCCGCTCTCTCCTGGATGCTGCGCTTGTAAAGCTGCAGGACACTCATGGCAGGTGTCTGGTGTAGCTGTAACACAAGAAGATATGACTGTCTCGCCCTATAACTCACACTGAGCTGACAACATGCATCGCGTTCATACACTGACTTCTGactatctataaaaataaatgcttattcataaagtaaaatgaaactaaacacgcataactaaataaaaacgtTAGTAGTTagtaaaacaaatgaataattaaagcTTGTCTATTCAAACACAAAATCCTGAAAGATTAGGTTTTGTGAGAGCTTCGGTGCATTTATAGTTGGTGCGGCTGATTGTGCAGATAAACCTTTAATCCTAACCCCTCCCTTTGTAAACGCATGACATGTTTCAGgatttaatatttctgttgaATATACAGCACTATGTGTCCGTAGAAAAGCCtgccaaaaaaacacaaaaaaacacccTGTATTTATTATTGAATCATTAAATCTATTTGTAAGAAAATTAcaagtgtatatataaatataacatttattacaactaaatatatttatttctgtttatttatttttttactgataTTATCAGTAC
This genomic stretch from Onychostoma macrolepis isolate SWU-2019 chromosome 25, ASM1243209v1, whole genome shotgun sequence harbors:
- the cln6b gene encoding ceroid-lipofuscinosis neuronal protein 6 homolog, yielding MRKRQNCAMHAALSRHGSRETDSCLWKAQFHMDLWCYFTLQNWLLDFGRPLAMIFCPLEWFPLNKPSAGDYFHMLYNITTPFLLLKLIERSPKTLPRSAVYLCIITFVMGASIHLVGESINHRLLLSGYQLHLSVRENPIMKNLRPQTLIDSFELLQYYDESLGHCMWYVPLFLVLFLYFTGCFTIVKAEKTMPISAWLLLGPSGLYYWYLVTERQIFIPFIFTFFTMMATVVHQKRKGFLPDRNGLFLLYSFSLSLVLVTIWVACLWNDKVLRRKYPGVIYIPEPWAIYTLHLRDKHVPLTD